One Paenibacillus riograndensis SBR5 DNA segment encodes these proteins:
- a CDS encoding carbohydrate ABC transporter permease, with protein sequence MVRSLKKGIPHAALLGYLVVVLFPFLFVLFSSVKKDNNAIALNPFGIPKEFVFNNYVEAWVNAKISTYFFNSLYISILSSVVSILLASMFAFAVTRMRQGKWNKILFSLVLIGMLIPNNALMLPIYTIVRKLHILNTHWALIIPYIANAIPFTIIILAAFMRSLPSEIEEAAVVDGLKAPGIFARIIVPLTVPAMVTVFIVNFLGNWNEFLLANYFLSNDELRTLPVGMVQFRDQYQMNYAQMSAGIVYSVLPVVIIYAILQEKIIEGVTAGSVKG encoded by the coding sequence ATGGTGCGCTCATTGAAAAAAGGCATTCCTCATGCCGCATTGCTGGGTTATCTCGTAGTTGTGCTGTTTCCGTTCCTGTTTGTTTTATTCTCTTCCGTTAAGAAGGACAATAATGCGATTGCGCTGAACCCGTTCGGCATCCCAAAGGAATTTGTGTTTAACAATTATGTTGAAGCCTGGGTAAATGCCAAGATCAGCACGTACTTTTTTAACAGCTTATACATTTCAATATTATCTTCGGTGGTATCCATTCTGCTGGCTTCGATGTTTGCCTTTGCAGTTACGCGGATGCGTCAGGGCAAATGGAATAAAATTCTTTTTTCGCTGGTTCTGATAGGAATGCTGATCCCGAACAATGCGTTGATGCTTCCGATTTATACGATTGTGCGCAAGCTGCATATCCTGAATACGCACTGGGCGCTGATCATCCCTTATATTGCCAATGCCATTCCGTTTACGATCATTATTTTGGCGGCGTTTATGCGTTCTTTGCCCAGTGAAATTGAGGAAGCGGCGGTTGTGGATGGCTTGAAGGCACCGGGTATCTTTGCTAGAATTATTGTACCTTTGACGGTTCCCGCCATGGTTACAGTATTCATTGTTAATTTCCTGGGAAATTGGAATGAGTTTTTGCTGGCCAATTATTTTCTTTCGAATGACGAGCTGCGCACGCTTCCGGTGGGAATGGTCCAATTCCGTGATCAGTATCAGATGAATTATGCGCAGATGTCCGCAGGCATTGTCTACAGTGTGCTTCCGGTCGTGATTATTTACGCCATTTTGCAGGAGAAGATTATTGAAGGGGTTACAGCGGGCAGCGTAAAAGGATAA
- a CDS encoding carbohydrate ABC transporter permease, giving the protein MNKSLRNPLVFTLFILPALLLFLIFFIYPIFSSLYYSLTSWNGVSDTVKFTGLSNFEKAFGDDRFWVSVKNNGWFILFSVFIQVPLIVLFSLLIANVKKLKGLYKTAVFMPSIMSTAVIGILWGFIYEPNIGLFNKVLGIVGIEPVYWLSDERFAMLSILITNAWQWTGFYIVMVLAAILSIPGELDEAAAIDGASRFQRATRITLPLIVPIISVVIMLSIAGAMKAADIVIVMTKGGPAGSTEVMATYMIKYAITNFKYGYGNAIAVLIFIFTLVVTVLYQLLFARRNERIEY; this is encoded by the coding sequence ATGAACAAATCACTCAGAAATCCACTGGTGTTCACTTTGTTTATATTGCCTGCATTACTCCTGTTTTTAATATTTTTTATTTATCCGATTTTCAGCTCGCTTTACTACAGCCTGACCAGCTGGAACGGTGTATCAGACACCGTTAAATTTACAGGGCTGAGCAACTTTGAAAAAGCCTTTGGCGATGACCGTTTCTGGGTTTCAGTCAAAAATAACGGCTGGTTTATTTTATTCTCTGTATTCATTCAGGTTCCCCTGATTGTGCTGTTCTCGCTGCTGATTGCGAATGTCAAAAAGCTGAAGGGACTCTATAAAACAGCAGTGTTCATGCCTTCCATTATGTCTACAGCGGTTATTGGCATTCTGTGGGGATTCATCTATGAGCCCAATATCGGATTGTTCAATAAAGTGCTGGGGATCGTGGGAATCGAACCGGTATATTGGCTGTCAGATGAAAGGTTCGCTATGCTGTCCATTCTGATCACCAATGCGTGGCAGTGGACCGGATTCTATATTGTAATGGTGCTGGCAGCGATTCTGTCCATCCCCGGAGAACTGGATGAGGCTGCAGCGATTGACGGCGCTTCGCGCTTCCAGCGGGCTACACGCATCACTTTGCCGCTCATCGTACCGATCATTTCCGTTGTGATTATGCTGTCCATCGCCGGTGCCATGAAGGCCGCGGATATCGTGATTGTTATGACGAAAGGCGGACCGGCAGGCTCAACAGAGGTAATGGCCACCTATATGATTAAATACGCAATTACCAACTTCAAATACGGATACGGGAACGCCATAGCCGTTCTGATCTTTATATTCACGCTTGTGGTCACGGTGCTGTACCAGCTGCTGTTCGCCCGGCGTAATGAAAGGATTGAATACTAA
- a CDS encoding extracellular solute-binding protein translates to MKKSVTLLLSLLFVSSAVLAGCGGSNSKDNNGEAAATKGANAGNATNAPATEEPASSEPFEMTIRHTQVGADKQKRLAILEDVVGKVQAEVPGLTFKLDGVDSDVNRKEKLRGEMAAGNPPEIFDLFGSPDSKIYAKEGKLLDLTPILEELGIKDKFSNLDPFTYEGKIYGLPIGGSGEGFFYNKEYYTSKGWKAPTTFAELEKQLADIKADGKVPLAGASKAGWVPLMLANHLWSRYAGPDVTAKFATGEAKWSDPNVVKGFAKYKEWEDKGYFKKGELGFEYAEYTTQFTSGEAILMYDGTWKSSVFKAGQSGEGLIGKVGFFNIPPVDGGVGDQTALMRDVNNGYGFSASAGEDERQLAAVKSFIKNMYNEEMQIRGLVEDGVLPAMKIDQAVLNKNITDDLMSEIVAVLNNSESSFPAFDSLVQADVTTEISNIQIQKLIGGQTTPEKMGEALQKVQEEANAAVE, encoded by the coding sequence ATGAAGAAAAGTGTAACATTGCTCTTGTCCCTGCTGTTCGTAAGCTCTGCAGTTTTGGCTGGCTGCGGCGGCAGCAATTCCAAAGACAATAACGGTGAGGCAGCCGCAACGAAGGGGGCTAACGCCGGGAATGCTACGAATGCACCTGCTACGGAGGAGCCGGCCAGCAGCGAGCCTTTTGAAATGACCATCCGTCATACGCAGGTGGGGGCCGACAAACAGAAGCGGCTCGCGATCCTGGAGGATGTTGTAGGGAAAGTGCAGGCCGAAGTCCCTGGACTCACTTTTAAGCTGGACGGTGTGGACTCGGATGTCAACCGTAAGGAGAAGCTGCGCGGTGAAATGGCGGCCGGCAACCCTCCGGAGATTTTTGACCTCTTCGGCAGCCCTGACTCCAAAATATACGCCAAGGAAGGCAAATTGCTTGATCTGACACCGATTCTGGAGGAACTGGGCATCAAAGACAAGTTCTCTAATCTTGATCCGTTTACGTACGAAGGTAAGATCTACGGACTGCCGATCGGCGGCTCCGGTGAGGGTTTCTTCTATAATAAAGAATACTACACCAGCAAAGGCTGGAAGGCACCTACAACCTTTGCGGAATTAGAAAAGCAGCTTGCAGATATCAAAGCTGACGGCAAAGTGCCGCTGGCCGGAGCCTCCAAAGCAGGCTGGGTGCCTTTGATGCTGGCTAACCATCTCTGGTCGCGTTATGCCGGACCGGATGTGACGGCAAAATTCGCCACCGGAGAAGCCAAATGGAGTGACCCGAATGTGGTGAAAGGTTTTGCCAAGTATAAGGAATGGGAAGACAAAGGCTACTTCAAAAAAGGCGAGCTTGGCTTCGAATATGCTGAGTACACTACCCAGTTCACCAGCGGCGAAGCGATTCTAATGTATGACGGCACCTGGAAGTCCTCCGTATTCAAGGCAGGCCAATCCGGCGAAGGCCTGATCGGCAAGGTTGGCTTCTTCAACATCCCGCCGGTGGACGGAGGGGTTGGCGATCAGACAGCCTTGATGCGCGACGTGAACAATGGATATGGCTTCTCGGCTTCTGCAGGTGAGGATGAACGCCAGCTTGCGGCAGTGAAGTCTTTCATTAAGAATATGTACAATGAGGAAATGCAGATTCGCGGATTGGTTGAAGATGGCGTGCTGCCGGCCATGAAGATTGATCAGGCTGTACTGAATAAAAATATTACCGACGATTTGATGAGTGAAATTGTGGCTGTGCTGAACAACTCCGAATCTTCATTCCCGGCCTTCGACTCGCTGGTACAGGCGGATGTGACTACTGAAATCAGCAATATCCAGATTCAGAAGCTGATCGGCGGACAGACGACCCCTGAAAAAATGGGCGAGGCTCTGCAAAAAGTCCAAGAAGAAGCCAACGCGGCAGTGGAATAA
- the pflA gene encoding pyruvate formate-lyase-activating protein, whose product MANGHIHSLETFGTVDGPGIRFVLFMQGCLLKCQYCHNPDTWGLNEGREMSIEDVLAEIEPYLNYYRTSGGGLTVSGGEPTLQAHFVKQLFTEVKKRWNLHTTLDTNGYNEGDKINDLLELTDLVLLDLKHIDDEAHIKLTGKSNERTLKLARWLSDHNRKMWIRHVYVPGIHNREEDLLNLGRFIGTLNGVEKFEILPYHQMGIYKWEVLGRPYELEGVPSPTEEEVQRAYRLIEEGRKQTALV is encoded by the coding sequence ATGGCTAACGGACATATACATTCCTTAGAAACCTTTGGAACCGTTGACGGACCAGGTATTCGTTTTGTTTTGTTCATGCAGGGCTGCCTCTTGAAATGCCAATACTGCCATAATCCCGATACCTGGGGGTTGAATGAAGGCAGAGAAATGAGTATTGAAGATGTCCTTGCTGAAATTGAGCCGTATCTGAATTATTACCGTACGTCCGGTGGCGGTCTGACGGTTTCAGGCGGTGAACCAACCCTACAGGCGCATTTTGTAAAACAGCTGTTTACCGAAGTGAAGAAACGCTGGAACCTGCATACTACACTTGACACCAATGGTTATAATGAAGGCGATAAAATCAATGATCTGCTTGAACTGACAGATCTGGTGCTGCTTGATCTGAAGCACATTGATGATGAAGCGCATATCAAGCTTACCGGTAAATCCAATGAGCGTACGCTGAAGCTGGCCCGGTGGCTGTCTGATCATAACCGCAAGATGTGGATTCGCCATGTATATGTGCCCGGCATTCATAACCGTGAAGAGGACCTGCTGAACCTGGGACGCTTCATTGGCACACTGAATGGCGTGGAAAAGTTCGAAATCCTTCCTTATCATCAAATGGGTATCTATAAATGGGAAGTGCTCGGAAGACCTTATGAACTTGAGGGTGTCCCTTCCCCAACCGAAGAAGAAGTGCAGCGCGCCTACCGGCTGATTGAAGAAGGCCGCAAGCAAACTGCATTGGTCTAA
- the pflB gene encoding formate C-acetyltransferase gives MSVIEKDVQEVKAGWRGFVKGKWSRKVNVNDFIEKNIKPYLGKEDFLAGPTKNTTELWKIISEMTKQEIANGGVLDVDVNTVSTIVSHQPGYIDKDKEQIVGVQTDAPFKRSIQPFGGIKMMIDATKAYGFELPQGIVDMFTNIRKTHNQGVFDAYTSEMRAVRKAGIITGLPDAYGRGRIIGDYRRVALYGVDFLIQEKKQDLANLEVDSMTDSVIRLREELSEQIRALGELKQMAQMHGMDISKPANNAKEAFQWVYFGYLAAIKEQNGAAMSLGRVSSFLDIYVERDLAEGTLTEEQAQELADHFIMKLRIVKFLRTPDYNELFSGDPTWVTESIGGMSVDGTTRVTKNSFRFLHTLYNLGPAPEPNLTVLWSEKLPEGFKKYCAKVSIETSSIQYENDDLMRPIYGDDYGIACCVSAMRIGKQMQFFGARANLAKALLYAINGGVDEKSGVQVGPEYPAITSEYLDYDEVMKRFKPMMEWLAKTYMNTLNVIHYMHDKYSYERIEMALHDRDILRTMACGIAGLSVAADSLSAIKHAKVKVIRNEQGIAVDFETEGEFPCYGNNDDAVDSIAVELVESFMTMIRKHHAYRDALPTQSILTITSNVVYGKKTGTTPDGRKKGEPFAPGANPMHGRDKKGALASLSSVAKLPYEDSLDGISNTFSIVPKALGKEEEGRKSNLVSMLDGYFASKGHHLNVNVFAREQLLDAMEHPENYPQLTIRVSGYAVNFIKLTREQQMDVINRTFHGAM, from the coding sequence ATGTCGGTGATTGAAAAAGATGTACAAGAAGTTAAGGCTGGATGGCGCGGTTTTGTAAAAGGAAAATGGTCCAGAAAAGTAAATGTGAATGATTTTATCGAAAAGAACATCAAACCTTATCTTGGCAAGGAAGACTTCCTTGCAGGTCCTACTAAAAACACTACTGAACTTTGGAAGATTATTTCCGAAATGACCAAGCAGGAAATTGCTAATGGCGGTGTACTGGATGTGGATGTTAACACAGTATCCACGATCGTATCCCACCAACCTGGCTACATTGACAAAGACAAGGAACAAATTGTCGGCGTTCAGACTGATGCGCCTTTCAAACGTTCCATTCAACCGTTTGGCGGAATCAAGATGATGATCGATGCCACTAAAGCTTATGGCTTCGAACTTCCGCAAGGCATTGTTGACATGTTCACGAACATCCGCAAAACGCATAACCAAGGCGTATTTGATGCATATACTTCTGAAATGAGAGCTGTCCGTAAAGCCGGTATCATCACAGGTCTTCCAGATGCTTATGGCCGCGGCCGTATCATCGGTGACTACCGTCGCGTAGCTCTTTACGGCGTTGACTTCCTGATCCAAGAAAAGAAACAAGATCTTGCGAATCTTGAAGTGGATTCCATGACCGATAGCGTTATCCGTCTTCGTGAAGAACTTTCCGAACAGATTCGTGCACTCGGCGAACTGAAACAAATGGCTCAAATGCATGGAATGGATATCTCCAAGCCTGCTAACAACGCTAAGGAAGCTTTCCAGTGGGTATACTTCGGTTACCTCGCAGCTATTAAGGAACAGAACGGTGCGGCAATGTCCCTTGGACGTGTATCCTCTTTCCTTGATATCTATGTAGAACGTGACCTTGCAGAAGGTACTTTGACTGAAGAACAAGCACAAGAACTGGCTGACCACTTCATCATGAAACTGCGTATCGTCAAGTTCCTGCGTACTCCTGACTATAACGAATTGTTCAGTGGAGACCCTACATGGGTTACTGAATCCATCGGCGGTATGTCTGTAGACGGAACAACACGCGTTACCAAGAACAGCTTCCGTTTCCTTCACACCCTGTACAATCTGGGACCAGCTCCAGAGCCAAACCTGACTGTACTGTGGTCGGAAAAATTGCCTGAAGGCTTCAAAAAATACTGTGCTAAGGTTTCCATCGAAACCAGCTCGATTCAATATGAAAATGACGATTTGATGCGTCCGATCTACGGTGACGACTATGGTATTGCATGCTGCGTATCCGCAATGCGCATCGGTAAACAAATGCAATTCTTCGGAGCACGCGCCAACCTGGCCAAAGCTCTGCTGTATGCAATCAACGGCGGTGTGGATGAAAAATCCGGCGTGCAGGTAGGTCCTGAGTATCCGGCCATCACTTCCGAATATCTCGACTATGATGAAGTAATGAAACGCTTCAAACCGATGATGGAGTGGCTGGCTAAGACTTACATGAACACGCTGAATGTTATCCACTACATGCACGATAAATATTCTTACGAACGTATCGAAATGGCTCTGCATGACCGCGATATTCTGCGGACTATGGCTTGCGGTATTGCCGGTCTGTCTGTGGCAGCTGACTCCCTGAGCGCCATCAAACACGCTAAGGTAAAAGTAATCCGCAACGAACAAGGCATCGCGGTAGACTTCGAAACTGAAGGCGAATTCCCTTGCTATGGTAACAATGACGATGCTGTCGACAGCATTGCAGTAGAACTGGTTGAATCGTTCATGACGATGATCCGCAAGCACCACGCTTACCGTGATGCGCTGCCGACTCAATCGATCCTGACCATTACTTCCAACGTAGTATATGGTAAGAAAACTGGTACTACTCCTGATGGACGTAAAAAAGGCGAACCATTCGCTCCAGGTGCGAACCCAATGCACGGACGCGACAAGAAAGGCGCTTTGGCTTCCCTGAGCTCCGTTGCCAAACTGCCGTACGAAGATAGCTTGGATGGTATCTCCAACACCTTCTCCATCGTGCCAAAAGCTCTGGGTAAAGAAGAAGAAGGACGTAAATCTAACCTGGTATCGATGCTTGACGGATACTTCGCTAGCAAAGGTCACCACCTGAATGTTAACGTATTTGCCCGCGAACAATTGCTGGATGCTATGGAACACCCAGAGAACTATCCACAATTGACCATCCGCGTTTCCGGTTATGCTGTTAACTTCATCAAGCTGACTCGTGAACAACAAATGGATGTTATCAACCGTACATTCCACGGTGCAATGTAA